GGTCGGCAAGCAGCCGCCGCGCCGCTGGGCCGACGGCACCGAGGCGCCGCTGTGGACGCCCGAGCGGCTGTTCAAGCTGTTCCCCAACCTGGGCGAGATGCCCGACCGCCCGGGCGGCCGCATGAGCGGCGGCGAGCAGCAGATGCTCACCGTGGCGCGCACGCTCATGGGCAACCCCTACCTGGTGCTGCTCGATGAACCTTCGGAGGGCGTGGCGCCGGTCATCGTGGAGCAGATGGCCAACATGATCCTGGAGCTCAAGGCGCAGGGCGTGAGCATCCTGCTGTCGGAACAGAACATGCATTTTGCCGAGCTGGTGTCCGACCGGGCCTATGTGCTCGAGAAGGGCCAGATCCGCTACCACGCCACCATGGCGGAGCTCGCGGCCAACGAAGAGGTGCGCCGCGCCTACCTGAGCGTCTAGCGCGGCGCGCACGCCTTTGCTTTTTCTCGTCAACCACCGGAGCACACCATGCACGACTCGCACCGCAGATCCCTTCTGAAGTCCACGGCCGCATTGAGCTTGCTCGGTGCGACCGGAACATTGTTCGCAGCCTCGAAGCTCAAGCCCAACGACAAGTCGGCGCTGATCGTCATCGACGTGCAGAACTGCTTCGTCGATGGCGGCACGCTGCCCGTGAAAGGTGGCGCCGAGGTGGTGCCGGTGATCAACAAGCTGGCCGAGTCGTTCGAGAACATCGTGGTCACGCAGGACTGGCACACGCAGGGCCACGCATCGTTCGCGAGCGCACACGCTGGCCAGAAGCCGTTCAGCAGCATCAAGCTCTCGTACGGCAACCAGGTGCTCTGGCCCGACCACTGCGTGCAAGGCACCGACGACGCGGCGCTGCACAAGGACCTGAAGCTCCCCACCGCGCAGGTCATCGTCCGCAAGGGCTTCCACAAGGGCGTGGACAGCTACTCCGCTTTCGAGGAGGCCGACCGCAAGACCGCCACCGGCCTGGGCGGCTACCTCAAGCAGCGCGGCATCAAGACGGTGTACGTGGCGGGCCTCGCCACCGACTTTTGCGTGGCCTGGACCGCGCTCGATGCGCGCAAGGCCGGCTTCGAGGTCTACGTGATCGAGGACGCCACGCGCGCCATCGACCTCAACGGCTCGCTCGCCGCGGCATGGAAGCAGATGACGGCCAAGGGCGTCAAGCGCATCCAGTCCACCGACATCCTGGCCGCCTGAGCACGCGTCCCGCCCACCGCGTTGATCACCCCCGCATCCACAACAACGACAGCAAAGAGCTTGACGACGCAATGACGATTTCGATTTCAAGGCGCACCCTGGTGGCGGGCGGCGCAGCCCTGGCCGTGGGCCCCGGTCTTCTGGGTTCGGCGCGTGCCAATAACGGCGTGACCGACAGCCTCATCCGCATCGGCCAGTCGGCCGTGTTCAGCGGCCCGGCGAAGGACTTCGGCGTCGACTACCGTGCGGGCATCAAGCTTTATTTCGACCGGGTCAACAGGTCCGGCGGCATCAACGGCCGCAAGATCGAGCTCGTCTCGTACGACGATGCCTACGACCCTGCGAAGACGGCCGCCAACACGGCCAAGCTGATCGATGAGGACAAGGTCTTCGCGCTCGCGGGCTTCGTCGCCACCGGCAACCTCGCGGCCGCGATGCCGCTGGCCGAGAAGGCCGGCGTGCCCATGTTCGCGCCGCTGGTGGGCACCACCTCGTTCCGAACCAAGGTCAACCGCCTGCTGTTCCACGTGCGCGCGGGCTACGACCTGGAGCTTCGCAAGATCATCAGCCATCTCTCGACCATCGGCATCTCGTCGCTCGCGGTGGTCTACCAGGACAGCGCCTTCGGCAAGTCGAACCTCGCCACCTGCGAGCAGCTGGCCGCCGACTACAAGGTGCAGGTGACCAAGACGCTGCCGCTCGCCATCGCGGCCGAGGACGCGAAGCAGGTGGTCGCCAGCCTGGCCGACACGAAGCCCGGCGCGGTGCTGATGATCATGGCCGGCCGCATGGTCGAGGTGTTCATGCGCGACTACCGCGCCAACGGCGTGGGCGCGCCGCTCTACACGCTGTCGGTCGGCATCACCGACGCGGCGGGGTCCGCGAAGCGGCTCGACGGCAAGCTCGCGGGCCTGGTCACGGCCAGCATCGTGCCGCCGCCGCAGGCCCTGCGCGTACCCATCGTGGCCGATTACCAGCGCGACCGCGCCGAGTTTGGCGAGAAGATCGACAGCTACACCACGCTCGAAGGCTACATCGCCTCGCGCGTGATGGTCGAAGGCCTGCGCCGCGCGGGCAAGACGCTCACGCGCGACAGCTTCATTGCCGGCCTCGAAGGCATCGGCAGCACGCGCTTCGGCGACTTTCCGATCGACTACAGCGCGAAGAACCACAACGGCTCGACCTTCGTGGACCTGGAGATGTACACCCGTGACGGCCAGTTGCGGCGCTGAGCCGCTGCACCTCGAGGTCAACGGACAGGCCTGTTCGATCCCGGGCGTGCCGCGCGAGGCCACGCTGCTGCACCTCTTGCGCAACGACCTGGGCCTGAACGGGCCCAAGTACGGCTGCGGCCTGGGCCAGTGCGGCGCATGCACCGTGCACGTCGACGGCGTGGCGGCGCGTGCCTGCGTGATTCCCGCGCATGGCGTGGCGGGCCGCGCCATCACCACGCTCGAAGGCCTGGGCACGCGCGGGCGCTGGCACCCCGTGCAGGCCGCCTTCGAGGACGCGCAGGCCGCGCAGTGCGGCTATTGCCTCAACGGCATGGTGATGCAGGCCACGGCGCTGCTCGCGCGCGATCCGCAGGCGAGCGAGGCGCGGATTCGCAGCGAGCTGTCGGGCAACCTGTGCCGATGCGGGACGCACATCGAAATCCTGGACGCGGTGCAGCGTGCCGCGGTGCGCATGCGCGCGGAGACAAACCGATGAGCAGCCCGTCATCTTGTCCCCTCTCCCTGTCTTGTCCCCTCTCCCTCCGGGAGAGGGCTAGGGTGAGGGCATCGGCCTTCGCCCAAGCATCGCCCCCGCAGGCCCTCACCCCAACCCTCTCCCAGAGGGAGAGGGAGCAAGAACCATGACGCGGCGCGCCGATCTGCCGCGCACCCGCGCGGACTTTCTCTCGGCCGACGGCGTCCTGCTCGTCGTGCGCGAAACCCCGCCCGCACCGCCGCCCGCCAAGGGCCAGCCCACGGCCGTGGCCGGCAACCCCGCCGAAGGCGACGAGATCCTGCTGGCCGTGTGGGACGACGGCAGCGCATCGGCGCTCAACGGCCACGTCGACCTGGGCACCGGCATCCAGACCGCGCTCGCGCAGATCGTGGCCGAAGAGCTCGACCTCGGCATGCCCTGCGTGCGCATGATGCTCGGCGACACGGCGCGCGCGCCCAACCAGGGTGCGACGATCGCCAGCGCCTCGATCCAGATCCATTCGCAGCCGCTGCGCCTGGCCGCGGCACAGGCGCGCGCGTGGCTGCTCGCGCGCGCGGCCGATCGGCTCGGAGTCGCAGTGCAAGCGCTGCAGGTGCGCAACGGTGTCGTGCGCTTGGCCGAGGAACCCGACCGCCGCATCGACTACGCCGACCTCGTTGCGGGCCAACGCACCGTGCTGCGCCTGGACCCGCATGCACAGCCCAAGGCACCGGCCGACTACCGCATCGTCGGCACGCGCCAGGCGCGCGTGGACATACCCGCCAAGCTCGCGGGCGAGAGCGTGTTCGTGCACGACATGCGCGTGCCCGGCATGCTGCATGGCCGCGTGGTGCGCCCGCCGTATGCGGGCGCCGACCATGGCGAATTCATCGGCAACACGCTCGATGCGGTCGACGAATCGTCGATCGCGCACATCCCCGGCATTCGCGCCGTGGTCGTGGTCCGCGATTTCGTCGGCATCGTGGCCGAGCGCGAAGAGCACGCGGAGCAGGCGCTGCGCGAACTGCGCGTCACCTGGAAGCCCTGGCCCGGCATGCCGGACCTGTCCGACCTGGCGCAGGCCCTGCGCGACAACCCGTCGACCCAGCGCCTGCTCGTCGATGAGGGCGACGTCGATGGCGCACTGGCCGCGGCCGCGCAGCCGATGCACCGCACCTACGTGTGGCCTTACCAGATGCACGCGTCCATCGGCCCTTCGTGCGCGCTGGCGGATTGGCAGCCCCGGGACGGCAGCGGCATGCAGCTGCGCGTATGGGCCGGCTCGCAGAACCCGCACGTGCTTCGCGCCGATCTTGCAAAGCTCATGGGCGTGGACGACGTGCAGGTCGATGTCGTCCGCATGGAAGCCGCGGGCTGCTACGGCCGCAACGGCGCCGACGACGTGGCGGCCGATGCCGCGCTGCTCGCGCGTGCCGTGGGAGCGCCGGTGCGCGTGCAGCTCACGCGCGAGCAGGAGCATGCATGGGAGCCCAAGGGCGCCGCGCAGCTGATGGAGGTCGATGGCGGGCTCATGGCCGACGGCCGCATCGCCGCCTACGACTTCGAGACTTCCTATCCATCCAACGGTGCGCCGACGCTCGCACTGCTGCTCACGCGCACCATCGAGCCCGTGGCGCAGGCTTTCGAAATGGGCGACCGCACGGCGCGCCCGCCCTACAGCGTCGACAACCTGCGCGTGAAGGTCAACGACATGGCGCCGATCGTGCGCGCCTCGTGGCTGCGCGGCGTGTCGGCGCTGCCGAGTTCGTTCGCACACGAGTCGTACATCGACGAACTGGCCACTGCCGCGGGCGTCGATCCGGTGCAGTTCCGCCTGCGCCACCTGAACGATCCGCGCGCCGTCGAGCTGGTGCAGGCCACCGCGCAGAAAGCTGGCTGGCGCATGCGCACCGGCCCTCAGGAGAACGCCGACGGCGGCCTGGGCGAGGGCGGCGACATCCTCTTTGGCCAGGGCTTTGCTTATGCGCGCTACATCCACAGCAAGTGGCCCGGCTTCGGCGCCGCATGGGCCGCCTGGGTGGCCGATGTCGAGGTCAACCGCAAGACCGGCGAGGTGCACGTGCGCCGCGTGGTGGTGGGGCATGACGCGGGACTGATGATCAACCCCGCGGGGGTCGAGCACCAGGTGCACGGCAACGTGATCCAGACCACCAGCCGCGCACTCAAGGAAGAGGTGCGGTTCGCGCCGCAGCAGGGCGCGGCAAACGGCGGGCCGCAGCTGCCCGGCGTGCTGCCCTCCGGCGTGGTCGCGAGCCGCGAGTGGGGCAGCTACCCGATCATCAACTTCCGCGAAGTTCCGGTGGTCGAGATCATGCACATGCCGCGGCCCGGTGAGCCGTCGCTGGGCGCGGGCGAGTCGTCGTCGGTGCCGGGCACGGCGGCGATTGCGAATGCGATCTTCGATGCGACCGGCGTGCGGTTTCGCGAGCCGCCGTTCACGGCGGAGAAGGTGCTGGCGGCGCTCCGTCCCTTGACCTCGGATTTGCCCCCTCTCCCTCCGGGAGAGGGTTGGGGTGAGGGCGAGCGGCCTGCGAATAGAGACGCCGTCGCACCCTCATCCCAACCTTCTCCCAGAGGGAGAAGGAGCAATACAGCATGGCCGCAGCGCAAGGGCCTCCTCGCCACAGGCGCCGCCCTCTTCATCGGCGGCATCGGCCTCATCGCCGGCCTGCTCGGCTGGCGCTCCGCCATCGCCCCGGTCTCGCTCAGTGCGCCGGTCTACAGCCAGGCCACCGTCGAACGCGGCCGGGTGCTCGCCGCGCTCGGCGACTGCGCCGTGTGCCACACCGCAGCGGGTGGCGCGCCCAACGCGGGCGGCCGCGCGATGGAGACGCCCTTCGGCACGCTCTACACCACCAACCTCACGCCCGATGCCGACACGGGCCTCGGCCGCTGGTCGTTCAGCGCCTTCCAGCGCGCGATGCGCGAAGGCGTCTCGCGCGACGGCCATCACCTGTACCCCGCGTTCCCGTACACCGCGTTCGCAAAGACCAGCGACGACGACCTGCAGGCGCTCTATGCGTACTTCATGTCCATGCCCGCGGTGCGCGCCGAGACGCCGAAGGCCGAGCTGAAATTTCCGTTCAGCATGCGGCCGCTCATGGCCGGATGGAACGCGCTCTTCCATGACCCGGCGCCCTTGCAGCCGGTGGCCGCGCAGAACGCGGAATGGAACCGCGGCGCCTACCTCGTCAACGGCCTGGGCCATTGCGGCGCGTGCCACACGCCGCGCAACGCGCTCGGCGCGGAGCAGGGCGGCAGCGCCTTCCTCTCGGGCGCGATGGTCGAGGGCTGGGAGGCACCGGCGCTCACCGGGCTTTCGAAGTCAGCCGTGCCATGGGATGCCGACGAGCTGTACCGCTACCTGCGCCAGGGCCACACCCGGCGCCACGGCATCGCAGGCGGACCGATGGCCGAGGTGGTGCGCGAACTCGCCGAGGTGCCCGATGCCGACGTGCGCGCCATGGCCACCTACCTGGCCTCTTTCGATCCCGCGCCGGCAGCGCAGCCGCAGGCCGTGGCGCAGCAGGCGGTCGACACCGCCGCACGCACGCAGGGCCAGCTGCTCGGCCCGGCGCAGCGCATGTTCGACAGCGCCTGCGCGTCGTGCCATCACGACGGCGACGGCCCCACGCTGCTGGGTGTGAACACGCCGCTCGCGCTCAACAGCAACCTCACGAGCGCGCGGCCCGACAACCTGCTGCGCACCATCCTCGATGGCGTGCGAGAGCCCGCGAGCCGCGGCATCGGCTTCATGCCGGCCTTCCGCGAGGCGCTCGACGACCGGCAGGTCGCCGAACTCGCGGGCTACATGCGCGCGCGCTTCGCGCCGCAGGAGCCGGCGTGGAAGAACCTGCCGGCGGAGGTGGCGCGCGTGCGTGCCGCGCGCGGGCATGGCGCGCCATAGCGGCGCCAGTCTTCGGCGAGCAGCGTGAGGGAAGAGATTGATTCAGAATGTCCGCTCCCTGAACCCCCAGTGCCCCCGGAGACAACATGCCCCTCGATCTTTCCCCCGCCACCAGCCTTCCCCGCGACGCCGAGCGTGCGACCCTCGTCGGCCGCATCTGGCAGCCCGGCGTGGGCCCCGTTCTGGTCGCGGTGCATGACGGCGCGCTGCACGATCTCTCCGCGCTGGCGCCGACCATGAGCGACTTGCTCGAGGGCGCGGAGTCGCCGTCGGCCGGCGTGCGCGCCGCGTTGAAGGCGGGCACGGCACCTCGCATCGCCGAGCTGTCGGCCGTGCTCGCCAACAGCGACGCCACCGCGCGCGACGAAGCGAAGCCCTGGCTGCTTGCGCCGTGTGACCTGCAGGCCATCAAGGCCAGCGGCGTGACCTTCGTCGAAAGCCTGCTCGAGCGCGTGATCGAAGAGCAGGCGCGCGGCGATGCATCGCGCGCCGAGAGCACGCGTGCGGCGCTCAGCGGCGTGCTCGGCGACAACCTCGCGGGCATCGTCCCGGGCTCGGCCGAGGCGGCGAAGGTCAAGGAAGTCCTGATCGCACAGGGCGCGTGGTCGCAGTACCTCGAAGTCGGTATCGGGCCCGATGCCGAGATCTTCACCAAGGCGCCGGTGCTCTCGGCCGTGGGCACGGGTGCCGACGTCGGCATCCATGCCGCATCGGTGTGGAACAACCCCGAGCCCGAGGTGGTGCTTGCGGTGAACAGCCGCGGCGAGACGCTCGGCGCGGCGCTGGGCAACGACGTCAACCTGCGCGACTTCGAAGGCCGCAGCGCGTTGCTGCTCGGCAAGGCCAAGGACAACAACGCGTCATGCGCCATCGGCCCGTTCATCCGCCTGTTCGATGCGCACTTCGGCATCGACGACGTGCGCCGCATCACGGTGGCGCTCGAAGTGGCGGGTCCCGAAGGCTTCATGCTCGAGGGCTCGAGCTCGCTCGCGAAGATCAGCCGCGATCCGCTGGACCTCGTCTCGCAGGCGATCGGCGCGCACCACGACTATCCCGACGGCTTCATGCTGTTTCTCGGCACCATGTTCGCGCCGACGCAGGACCGCCATGGTCCCGGGCAGGGCTTCACCCACGTCGTGGGCGACCGCGTGCGCATCGCGGCGCCGGAACTCGGCGCGCTCGTGAACCGCGTGGTGCATTCGGACCAGGCACCCCGGTGGACTTTCGGGCTGAGCGCGCTGATGCGCAATCTTGGCGCACGCGGACTGCTGTAAAGAGTCTTCTTTCTACGCTGCGGGAGAGTTCAGGCAGCGGTGCCGGCGGCATCGCGCCAGCGCTGCGCCGCGACCAGTGCCAGCACCGCGACCACGCTGGCCCCCAGCAGCACCCAGAGGCCGGTCGTGTAGCCGGTGTCCGGCTGCCACAGCACGCCCAGCATCAGCGGCGCCAGCGCGCGCGCAATGGCGCTCGGCAAGCCCAGCGCGCCGTTGAGCGTGGCCACGTGCTCGCGGTTCACGTACTGCGCGATGGCCGTGCCCTTCACGATCGTGAGCATGCCGTTGCCCATGCCGTAGAAGAAGACGAACAGCACCGCGGCGCCCGGATGGGCCGCGCCCGCGAGCAGCGCGAGCAGCCCGATCGGGATCAGGCAGGGAATCAGCCGATTCGCAAGATGCAGGTCGAAATGGTGTTCGAAGAAATACAGCAGCGCCCGCCCCAGCACCTGCACCAGCCCGATGCCCGCGGGCAGCGCGATGGCCCACGACTCGGCAAGGCCCGCGCCACGCAGCAGGCTCACCATGTGTGGCGGCAGCGCGGCCGTGACAGCCATCAGCAGCACCGTGAACACGCCCACGAAAAGGAACGGCGCGCTGCGCATGTAGTGGCTCGCGGGATGGCTGCCGGGTGCGGCCCCGGTCGCCTTGCCGGCGGTTGGCGCAGGTGTCGTGGGTGCCGTGGGTGTCGCGGGCGGAGGCGCATGCCGCAGTACGCGGGCATGCAGCGGCACGCAGACGAACAGGTGGATGCCCGCGAGCACCCAGAGCGCATGCCGCCAGCCGAGCTCCGCAATCAGCCACGCCACCAGCGGGATGAACACCGTGCTCGCGAGCCCGCCGAGAAAGGTCAGCGTGATGATCGCGCGGCGAAAGTCGTGGGGGAAGCGGCGGGTCACGATCGAGAACGCCGGGTTGTAGAGCGTGGCCGCTAAACCCGCGCCGAGCAGCGTCCAGGCCAGGTAGAAGCCGAGCGCGCCTTGCACCAGGCTGTGCAGCAGCAGCCCGGCCGCAACAGCCAGCGAGCCGCCCGCCATCACCGCGCGCTCGTGCCCGCGGTCGATCCAGCGGCCGACGGGCCATGCCAGCGCGCCCTCGGCCAGCAGCGCGAGGCTGAAGGCGAGCGAAGACTGCGCCCGGCTCAGGCCCAGTTCGCGTTCGACTGGCTCCATCAGCAGGGCGAAGGCGTAGAACACGCTGCCCCAGGTGATGAGCTGGCCGACGGACAGCCAGCCCACCATGCGGCGGTCGTAGAGGGTGGGGGAGGGCGCGTTCACTGCCAGCATTGTTGCTCGGCAAAATGCCATCGTTCAGTAGAACGCAGGAGATCTCGGCCTTGAGGGTCGGGGCGAGATTTGGCATGGGCGCCCGTGACATTTCATCGCAGTGCCTGCGGCTCATGTTCTTGCTCTCGCAAGTTGACGCTAGCCCCACGCCAGCGACAGTTGCGGGGAGACGGCTTCCGGAACAAATCGTAGCGGCCGATCCACGGCCGCATGCGCCAGCCGTGTGAACCTAAGCGTTCATTGCAAACAGCGGCCACGTGCAATATTTGGCACTTCCAAAGGTGAATCGCGCGAGCTCATCTTTGTTGACAAGTGTGTTTGCGTACTCCTCCCAGAATCCCGGCCAGGCAGTCGCTGTGTTCCGTCAAAAGCGCCAGACCACAGGGTCAATCAAGGGAGAGAAATCATCATGTCCGCACTCCGTGCTGCGCGCACGCGCACGCTCGAAATCCACAGCCCCGCCATCCCCGAGTTCCTGGGCCGCCCGGCGCTCGAACCGGTGCGCCTGTCCGGCCGCGAAGGCCTGAACAGCCTGTTCGCGTACGACCTCTTCCTGAAGACCCCCGATGACCTGAACCTCGGCGCCAGCGGCGCGGCCGACTGGGACCTGGACAGCTTCATCGGCCGCGAGATCAGCTGCACCATCCAGCTGGACGGCATGGGCGAGTTCCTGCCCGGGGCCGTCGGCGCCTCCGTCGACCACCTGGGCGCCGGCGAGCGCCAGATCAACGCCCTCGTCACCGGCGCCTGCGTCTGGGGCGAGGAGGGCCGCCATGTGCAGTACAAGCTCACCCTGCGCCCCTGGCTGCACCTGGCCACCCTGAGCACCGACTGCAGGATCTTCCAGAACAAGAGCGCCATCCACATCCTGGACGAACTGCTGGCCGACTATGCGTTCCCGGTCGACAAGCGCCTCATCGAGACCTACCCCAGCCGCGACTACCAGACCCAGTTCAACGAGAGCGACTTCGCGTTCTTCAGCCGCCTCACCCAGGAATGGGGCATCAGCTACTTCTTCGAGCATTCCGCGACCGAAGGGGCCTCCGGTCCCGGCAAGCACCGGCTCGTGCTCATCGACAACATGGGCGCGTACAAGCACAACGACAGCGCCGCCTACCGCGAGGTCCAATACCACGCCCCGGGCTGGAAGACCGATGCCGAATATCTGCACAGCTTCGTCCCCGCGAACCACCTGACCAGCGGCCAGTATGCCAGCCGCGACTACGACTACACCCGGCCCAAGGCCGACCTGACTCAGGGCCGCAAGGACCCGCGCCCGACCGGCCAGGCCGACGCCGAGGTCTACCAGTGGCATGCAGGGCAGGCTGGCAGCCACTACGCCCAGCCCAAGGCCGGCAGCGCCCAGGCCAACGACCCCCAGGCCGAAGGCCGCCAGCTCGCCCTCTTGCGCATGCAGGCCCTGCGCACCCATGGCGCCCGCGCCCAGGCCAGCGGCAACCTGCGCGGCATGGTCCCGGGCTGCACCTTCAGGCTTCAGAAGCATCCGCGCCAGCAGGCCAACGCCGAGTACCTGATCCTGGACACCCGCCTGATGATCGAGGACGTCGCGCAGGACAGCCAGATCCGGGAGGCGGCCGACGGCCGCAAGCAGCACTGGAAGGTCGAGGTCGACTTCACCGCCCATCCGATGTCCGAGCCGCTGCGCCCAGCGCTCACGCAGGCCAAGCCCTTCACCCACGGCCCGCAGACCGCGCTGGTGGTCGGCCCCGAAGGCCAGAACCTGTGGACCGACGAGCTCGGCCGCATCAAGGTGCAGTTTCCCTGGGACCGCATCGGCCAGAAGAACCAGCACAGCACCTGCTGGCTGCGCGTTGCCAGCCCATGGGCCGGCAACCAGCTGGGCGGCGTGCAGCTGCCGCGCATCGGCCAGGAGGTGATCGTCGACTGCATCGGCGGGGACCCGGACCTGCCGGTGTGCACGGGGCGGGTGCACAACCAGAGCAACCTGCCGCCCTGGGCGCTGCCGGGGCAGAGTGCGTTGTCGGGCTTCCGCTCGAGGGAACTCACCAAGGAAGGCGGCAACAGCGCTGCGGGCCGCAGCAATCACCTGATCCTCGATGACACCGAATCGAAGATCCAGGTGCAGCTCAAGAGCGACCACCAGCACAGCCAGCTGAGCCTGGGGCACATCACGCGCATCGAGGACAACGCAGGGCGCAAGGACCCG
The Variovorax sp. OAS795 genome window above contains:
- a CDS encoding fumarylacetoacetate hydrolase family protein — protein: MPLDLSPATSLPRDAERATLVGRIWQPGVGPVLVAVHDGALHDLSALAPTMSDLLEGAESPSAGVRAALKAGTAPRIAELSAVLANSDATARDEAKPWLLAPCDLQAIKASGVTFVESLLERVIEEQARGDASRAESTRAALSGVLGDNLAGIVPGSAEAAKVKEVLIAQGAWSQYLEVGIGPDAEIFTKAPVLSAVGTGADVGIHAASVWNNPEPEVVLAVNSRGETLGAALGNDVNLRDFEGRSALLLGKAKDNNASCAIGPFIRLFDAHFGIDDVRRITVALEVAGPEGFMLEGSSSLAKISRDPLDLVSQAIGAHHDYPDGFMLFLGTMFAPTQDRHGPGQGFTHVVGDRVRIAAPELGALVNRVVHSDQAPRWTFGLSALMRNLGARGLL
- the pncA gene encoding bifunctional nicotinamidase/pyrazinamidase codes for the protein MHDSHRRSLLKSTAALSLLGATGTLFAASKLKPNDKSALIVIDVQNCFVDGGTLPVKGGAEVVPVINKLAESFENIVVTQDWHTQGHASFASAHAGQKPFSSIKLSYGNQVLWPDHCVQGTDDAALHKDLKLPTAQVIVRKGFHKGVDSYSAFEEADRKTATGLGGYLKQRGIKTVYVAGLATDFCVAWTALDARKAGFEVYVIEDATRAIDLNGSLAAAWKQMTAKGVKRIQSTDILAA
- a CDS encoding MFS transporter, encoding MNAPSPTLYDRRMVGWLSVGQLITWGSVFYAFALLMEPVERELGLSRAQSSLAFSLALLAEGALAWPVGRWIDRGHERAVMAGGSLAVAAGLLLHSLVQGALGFYLAWTLLGAGLAATLYNPAFSIVTRRFPHDFRRAIITLTFLGGLASTVFIPLVAWLIAELGWRHALWVLAGIHLFVCVPLHARVLRHAPPPATPTAPTTPAPTAGKATGAAPGSHPASHYMRSAPFLFVGVFTVLLMAVTAALPPHMVSLLRGAGLAESWAIALPAGIGLVQVLGRALLYFFEHHFDLHLANRLIPCLIPIGLLALLAGAAHPGAAVLFVFFYGMGNGMLTIVKGTAIAQYVNREHVATLNGALGLPSAIARALAPLMLGVLWQPDTGYTTGLWVLLGASVVAVLALVAAQRWRDAAGTAA
- a CDS encoding ABC transporter substrate-binding protein, giving the protein MTISISRRTLVAGGAALAVGPGLLGSARANNGVTDSLIRIGQSAVFSGPAKDFGVDYRAGIKLYFDRVNRSGGINGRKIELVSYDDAYDPAKTAANTAKLIDEDKVFALAGFVATGNLAAAMPLAEKAGVPMFAPLVGTTSFRTKVNRLLFHVRAGYDLELRKIISHLSTIGISSLAVVYQDSAFGKSNLATCEQLAADYKVQVTKTLPLAIAAEDAKQVVASLADTKPGAVLMIMAGRMVEVFMRDYRANGVGAPLYTLSVGITDAAGSAKRLDGKLAGLVTASIVPPPQALRVPIVADYQRDRAEFGEKIDSYTTLEGYIASRVMVEGLRRAGKTLTRDSFIAGLEGIGSTRFGDFPIDYSAKNHNGSTFVDLEMYTRDGQLRR
- a CDS encoding ABC transporter ATP-binding protein, whose protein sequence is MSTHETLLQASALCAWYGAAQILYDVDLEVRRGEVVALMGRNGAGKSTTLKTLIGMLAKRKGSVSFLGHDISRSEPHHAAKLGLGFVPEDRRVFTDLTVMENLEVGKQPPRRWADGTEAPLWTPERLFKLFPNLGEMPDRPGGRMSGGEQQMLTVARTLMGNPYLVLLDEPSEGVAPVIVEQMANMILELKAQGVSILLSEQNMHFAELVSDRAYVLEKGQIRYHATMAELAANEEVRRAYLSV
- a CDS encoding molybdopterin cofactor-binding domain-containing protein, with translation MTRRADLPRTRADFLSADGVLLVVRETPPAPPPAKGQPTAVAGNPAEGDEILLAVWDDGSASALNGHVDLGTGIQTALAQIVAEELDLGMPCVRMMLGDTARAPNQGATIASASIQIHSQPLRLAAAQARAWLLARAADRLGVAVQALQVRNGVVRLAEEPDRRIDYADLVAGQRTVLRLDPHAQPKAPADYRIVGTRQARVDIPAKLAGESVFVHDMRVPGMLHGRVVRPPYAGADHGEFIGNTLDAVDESSIAHIPGIRAVVVVRDFVGIVAEREEHAEQALRELRVTWKPWPGMPDLSDLAQALRDNPSTQRLLVDEGDVDGALAAAAQPMHRTYVWPYQMHASIGPSCALADWQPRDGSGMQLRVWAGSQNPHVLRADLAKLMGVDDVQVDVVRMEAAGCYGRNGADDVAADAALLARAVGAPVRVQLTREQEHAWEPKGAAQLMEVDGGLMADGRIAAYDFETSYPSNGAPTLALLLTRTIEPVAQAFEMGDRTARPPYSVDNLRVKVNDMAPIVRASWLRGVSALPSSFAHESYIDELATAAGVDPVQFRLRHLNDPRAVELVQATAQKAGWRMRTGPQENADGGLGEGGDILFGQGFAYARYIHSKWPGFGAAWAAWVADVEVNRKTGEVHVRRVVVGHDAGLMINPAGVEHQVHGNVIQTTSRALKEEVRFAPQQGAANGGPQLPGVLPSGVVASREWGSYPIINFREVPVVEIMHMPRPGEPSLGAGESSSVPGTAAIANAIFDATGVRFREPPFTAEKVLAALRPLTSDLPPLPPGEGWGEGERPANRDAVAPSSQPSPRGRRSNTAWPQRKGLLATGAALFIGGIGLIAGLLGWRSAIAPVSLSAPVYSQATVERGRVLAALGDCAVCHTAAGGAPNAGGRAMETPFGTLYTTNLTPDADTGLGRWSFSAFQRAMREGVSRDGHHLYPAFPYTAFAKTSDDDLQALYAYFMSMPAVRAETPKAELKFPFSMRPLMAGWNALFHDPAPLQPVAAQNAEWNRGAYLVNGLGHCGACHTPRNALGAEQGGSAFLSGAMVEGWEAPALTGLSKSAVPWDADELYRYLRQGHTRRHGIAGGPMAEVVRELAEVPDADVRAMATYLASFDPAPAAQPQAVAQQAVDTAARTQGQLLGPAQRMFDSACASCHHDGDGPTLLGVNTPLALNSNLTSARPDNLLRTILDGVREPASRGIGFMPAFREALDDRQVAELAGYMRARFAPQEPAWKNLPAEVARVRAARGHGAP
- a CDS encoding (2Fe-2S)-binding protein; its protein translation is MTASCGAEPLHLEVNGQACSIPGVPREATLLHLLRNDLGLNGPKYGCGLGQCGACTVHVDGVAARACVIPAHGVAGRAITTLEGLGTRGRWHPVQAAFEDAQAAQCGYCLNGMVMQATALLARDPQASEARIRSELSGNLCRCGTHIEILDAVQRAAVRMRAETNR